From a single Vitis vinifera cultivar Pinot Noir 40024 chromosome 18, ASM3070453v1 genomic region:
- the LOC132253245 gene encoding probable LRR receptor-like serine/threonine-protein kinase At3g47570 encodes MDVYANNLSGAIPPTFGNLTSLTHLNLGRNNFRGEIPKELGNLHNLVSLRLSENQFSGQIPNSLYNISSLSFLSLTQNHLVGKLPTDMGLALPNLRQLLLAENSFEGLIPNSLNNASQIQVLDLTSNLFQGSIPFLGNMNKLIMLNLGTNYLSSTTELNLQVFNSLTNCTLLESLTLDSNKLAGDLPSSVANLSAHLQHFCIESNLFTGKLPRGIDKFQNLISLTMQKNLFTDELPHSIGRLNKLQRISVHQNMFSGEIPNIFGNLTQLFMLTLGYNQFSGRIPVSIGECHQLNTLGLAGNRLNGSIPREICSLSGLSELRLAKNALHSSLPIEIGSLKQLSLLDVSDNQLSGNIPETIGACLSLQTLSMARNEIMGSIPDKVGKLVALESMDLSSNNLSGPIPEDLGSLKVLQSLNLSFNDLEGQVPRNGVFINLSWDSLLGNDMLCGSDQEVAAKLRLHTCIAKKKQSKYFGLTIIIAVVGFTLLMCVIFYSMWAWVSRRRKTKRTVESFFSHPFKGFPEKMSYFEIQQATDRFAAENLIGKGGFGSVYKGAFRTGEDGVGSTLAIKVLDLQQSKASESFYAECEALRNIRHRNLVKVVTSCSSIDHSGGEFKALVMEFMSNGSLHNWLYPEDSQSRSSLSLIQRLNIAIDIASAMDYLHHDCDPPVVHCDLKPGNVLLDDDMAAHVGDFGLARFLSQNPSQSESSTIGLKGSIGYIAPEYGLGGKASTNGDVYSYGILLLEIFTARKPTDEVFQQGLNQKKYALAVEANQVSGIVDPRLFSHTGSSELCSPFVSSSGNSKHSSTSNTISIGPNKSEECLTAIIRVGLFCADHSPNERLTMRETLTKLQEIKKFLLELWGSSSLPLSSIITL; translated from the exons ATGGATGTGTATGCCAACAATCTTAGTGGTGCAATCCCTCCAACTTTTGGAAATCTCACCTCTCTTACCCATCTAAACCTAGGAAGAAACAATTTTCGTGGCGAAATTCCAAAGGAGTTGGGTAATCTCCATAATCTAGTTTCTCTTCGCCTTTCAGAGAACCAATTTTCTGGCCAGATACCGAATTCACTTTATAACAtttcttctttatcttttctGTCACTAACCCAAAATCATCTTGTTGGAAAACTACCAACTGATATGGGTCTTGCTCTCCCTAATCTCAGGCAACTCTTGTTGGCTGAGAACAGCTTTGAAGGATTGATACCCAATTCTTTAAACAATGCTTCACAAATTCAGGTCCTTGACCtcacttcaaatttatttcaaggGTCAATTCCTTTCCTTGGGAACATGAATAAACTTATCATGCTAAATCTAGGAACGAATTATCTTTCTTCCACCACAGAGCTGAATCTTCAGGTATTCAATTCCCTCACAAACTGTACCCTATTGGAAAGCCTCACTCTGGATTCCAACAAACTAGCCGGCGACCTTCCAAGTTCAGTTGCAAATCTGTCAGCCCATCTGCAACATTTTTGCATTGAAAGCAATCTCTTTACTGGGAAATTACCCAGAGGAATTGACAAGTTTCAGAACCTCATATCCTTGACTATGCAGAAAAATCTTTTCACAGATGAGTTGCCACATTCCATAGGAAGACTGAATAAACTGCAGAGAATTTCTGTCCACCAGAACATGTTCTCAGGAGAAATTCCTAATATCTTTGGGAATCTTACACAATTGTTTATGCTCACACTGGGATACAACCAGTTTtctggtagaatccctgtgagtattggagAATGCCATCAATTAAACACTCTGGGTCTAGCCGGGAACAGGCTCAATGGCAGCATACCAAGAGAGATTTGTTCTCTCTCCGGTCTCAGTGAATTGCGTTTAGCAAAAAATGCTCTGCATAGTTCTCTCCCCATTGAAATCGGTAGCCTGAAGCAGCTCTCCTTATTGGATGTTTCTGACAACCAGTTGTCCGGAAACATCCCAGAAACAATTGGTGCCTGCTTAAGTTTGCAAACTCTCAGCATGGCAAGAAATGAAATAATGGGCTCAATACCGGATAAAGTGGGCAAATTAGTGGCACTGGAGAGCATGGATCTTTCTTCTAACAATCTCTCTGGCCCAATCCCTGAAGATTTGGGGAGTCTGAAGGTTTTGCAAAGCTTAAATTTGTCTTTCAATGACTTGGAAGGACAAGTTCCGAGGAATGGGGTGTTCATTAATCTTAGCTGGGATTCTCTCCTAGGAAATGATATGCTTTGTGGAAGTGACCAAGAGGTTGCAGCCAAGCTGAGACTCCATACATGTATTGCAAAGAAGAAGCAAAGCAAGTATTTTGGACTCACCATCATCATTGCAGTTGTGGGCTTCACTTTGTTAATGTGTGTGATCTTCTATTCCATGTGGGCATGGGTCTCCCGGAGAAGGAAAACGAAAAGGACAGTGGAAAGTTTCTTTTCCCATCCTTTCAAGGGGTTTCCTGAAAAGATGTCTTATTTTGAAATCCAGCAAGCAACAGACCGTTTTGCAGCAGAAAATTTAATAGGAAAAGGAGGCTTCGGGTCTGTTTATAAAGGAGCCTTCAGAACTGGTGAAGATGGAGTCGGCAGCACGCTTGCTATAAAGGTCCTTGACCTGCAGCAGAGCAAAGCTTCTGAGAGTTTCTATGCAGAATGTGAAGCTCTGAGGAATATTCGGCATCGGAACCTTGTGAAGGTTGTTACTTCATGCTCTAGCATTGATCACAGCGGAGGTGAATTCAAGGCCTTGGTTATGGAGTTCATGTCTAATGGTAGTTTACACAATTGGTTGTACCCGGAAGACTCCCAATCTAGGTCGAGTCTGAGCTTAATCCAGCGACTGAACATAGCCATTGACATAGCTTCTGCCATGGATTACCTGCACCATGACTGTGACCCACCTGTAGTCCATTGTGATTTGAAACCTGGAAATGTGCTTTTGGATGATGATATGGCTGCTCATGTGGGAGACTTTGGATTGGCAAggtttctttctcaaaatccaTCACAGAGTGAAAGCAGCACAATAGGACTAAAGGGCTCAATTGGCTACATTGCTCCAG AGTATGGTTTGGGTGGAAAAGCTTCAACAAATGGAGATGTCTACAGTTATGGAATTCTGCTGCTTGAGATATTCACAGCTAGGAAGCCCACTGATGAGGTGTTTCAGCAAGGCCTAAACCAGAAAAAATATGCATTGGCAGTGGAAGCAAATCAAGTTTCAGGAATTGTTGATCCTAGGCTTTTCAGCCATACTGGTTCTTCAGAGCTTTGCAGCCCCTTCGTCAGTTCCTCAGGAAACAGCAAGCACAGCAGCACAAGCAATACCATCAGCATCGGGCCAAATAAAAGTGAAGAGTGCCTGACAGCCATAATAAGAGTTGGTTTGTTTTGTGCAGATCATTCCCCTAATGAACGTTTAACCATGAGAGAAACTTTAACCAAGTTGCAAGAGATCAAGAAATTTCTGCTGGAGCTGTGGGGGTCTTCATCCCTCCCATTGTCTTCAATAATTACCTTGTAG
- the LOC132253092 gene encoding probable LRR receptor-like serine/threonine-protein kinase At3g47570: MKKRLHFPLLLLLPFQIILYCSTNRVGAVDADTDTLALLSFKSVVSDSQNVLSGSALGLVSLVPTTELEFCHFVLLVMGSLLQHFGNLTSLTVLSLARNQFFAEIPNELGHLHNLQRLQLSENQFEGKIPYSIYNISSLIYLSVTENMLVGELPTDMGLVLPNLAEVYLAHNQLEGPIPSSFSNASQIQVLDFSSNHFQGPVPLLGNMNNLRLLHLGLNNLSSTTKLNLQVFNSLANCTQLEFLYLNDNQLAGELPTSVANLSTHLLEFCFGSNFLTGSIPRGFERFQNLWALDIHQNLFTGMIPNSLGKLQQLQRLLVDNNMLSGEIPDIFGNLTRLFLLTMGYNQFSGRIPTSIGECQNLKRLGLRQNKLNGSIPKEIFRLHDIIEIYLAHNELSGSQPALVESLEHLEVLDVSNNQLSGNISTTIGSCLSLRSFNIATNKLSGAIPVSMGKLIALESLDLSSNSLTGQIPEELQDLLYFQILNLSFNDLEGPVPRKGVFMNLTWLSLTGNNKLCGSDPEAAGKLRIPTCITKVKSNRHLILKIVMPVASFTLLMCAACITWMLITQNKKKRRGTTFPSPCFKALPPKISYSDIQHATNDFSAENWVGKGGFGSVYKGVFRTGENGVNTIFAVKVIDLQQGEASENFNAECEVLRNIRHRTFHF; this comes from the exons ATGAAGAAACGTCTCCATTTCCCATTGCTTCTCCTCCTCCCCTTTCAAATTATTCTATATTGCAGCACTAACAGGGTAGGGGCTGTTGATGCTGATACAGATACTCTTGCACTTCTATCTTTCAAGTCCGTAGTCTCTGACTCCCAAAATGTTCTTTCTGGGTCTGCACTTGGTTTGGTGTCACTTGTGCCAACAACGGAACTAGAGTTCTGTCACTTCGTCTTGCTGGTTATGGGCTCTCTG CTCCAACATTTTGGAAACCTCACCTCTCTTACTGTTCTCAGCCTAGCAAGAAACCAATTCTTCGCCGAAATCCCAAATGAGCTGGGTCATCTCCATAATCTTCAAAGACTTCAGCTCTCAGAGAATCAGTTTGAGGGAAAGATCCCTTATTCCATCTACAACATCTCTTCTTTGATCTACTTATCTGTAACAGAAAATATGCTTGTTGGAGAACTACCAACTGATATGGGCCTTGTACTTCCAAACCTGGCAGAAGTCTACTTAGCACATAACCAGCTGGAAGGGCCAATTCCCAGTTCTTTCTCTAATGCTTCACAAATTCAAGTCCTAGACTTTTCTTCAAACCACTTTCAAGGGCCAGTTCCTCTACTTGGTAACATGAATAATCTTAGACTCCTACATCTTGGCCTGAATAATCTCTCTTCCACCACCAAGCTTAATCTTCAGGTATTTAATTCACTAGCAAACTGTACACAGTTGGAGTTTCTATATCTTAATGATAACCAGCTAGCTGGTGAGCTTCCAACTTCAGTTGCGAATCTTTCTACTCATCTCCTTGAATTTTGCTTTGGCAGCAATTTTCTGACTGGTAGCATTCCCCGAggatttgaaagatttcaaaATCTCTGGGCCTTGGACATACACCAAAATCTTTTCACAGGTATGATACCAAATTCCCTAGGAAAACTTCAGCAACTACAGAGATTATTGGTTGATAATAATATGTTATCCGGAGAAATTCCAGATATCTTTGGCAATCTTACACGACTCTTTCTGCTGACAATGGGGTACAACCAGTTCTCTGGTAGAATCCCCACAAGTATTGGAGAGTGCCAGAATTTAAAGAGACTGGGTCTAAGACAGAACAAGCTCAATGGTAGCATACCCAAGGAGATTTTCAGACTTCATGATATAATCGAGATATATTTGGCGCATAATGAACTAAGTGGTTCTCAGCCCGCCCTAGTTGAAAGTTTGGAACACCTTGAGGTCCTGGATGTTTCTAATAACCAGCTGTCAGGAAATATTTCAACAACAATTGGTTCTTGCTTAAGTCTGCGTAGTTTCAATattgccacaaacaaactctcagGTGCCATACCAGTGTCGATGGGTAAATTAATAGCATTGGAGAGCTTGGATCTTTCTTCCAACAGTCTGACTGGACAAATCCCCGAAGAGTTACAGGATCTTTTGTATTTTCAGATCTTAAATTTGTCTTTCAATGACTTGGAAGGACCAGTTCCAAGAAAAGGTGTTTTCATGAACCTTACCTGGCTTTCTCTTACAGGAAATAATAAGCTCTGTGGTAGTGACCCTGAGGCTGCAGGAAAGCTGAGAATCCCCACATGTATCACAAAAGTGAAGTCAAATAGGCATTTGATACTCAAGATTGTGATGCCAGTTGCCAGCTTTACCCTGTTAATGTGTGCAGCCTGTATCACATGGATGCTGATCacccaaaacaagaaaaagaggaGAGGAACAACTTTTCCATCTCCTTGTTTCAAGGCGTTGCCGCCAAAGATATCATACTCTGACATCCAGCATGCTACAAATGATTTCTCCGCAGAAAATTGGGTAGGAAAGGGAGGCTTTGGATCTGTATATAAAGGAGTTTTCAGAACTGGTGAAAATGGGGTCAACACCATTTTTGCAGTGAAGGTTATCGACTTACAACAAGGTGAAGCTTCTGAGAATTTCAATGCAGAGTGTGAAGTGTTGAGGAACATTCGGCATCGAACATTCCACTTTTGA